In Thunnus thynnus chromosome 13, fThuThy2.1, whole genome shotgun sequence, the following proteins share a genomic window:
- the LOC137195979 gene encoding histone H1-like: MAEEVPAAAPAKAAPKAPKKKSAPRPKKDGPSLNKLIIGAVAESKERKGLSVAALKKILATKGVDVVKANKRINTTVTKLVTKGTLTQTKGTGASGSFKLAKETKPAKPVKKVVKKKAAPKAKKPAAKKPAAKKPKTAAAKKTAAAKKSPKKVKKPAAAKKAAKSPKKAAKSPKKVAKKAPAAKKAPAKKVAKPKPKAKKAAPKKK, translated from the coding sequence atggcAGAAGAAGTACCCGCAGCGGCCCCGGCGAAAGCCGCGCCGAAAGCCCCGAAGAAGAAGAGCGCTCCCCGGCCCAAGAAGGACGGACCCAGCCTCAATAAGCTGATCATCGGCGCTGTGGCGGAGTCCAAGGAGCGTAAAGGGCTGTCGGTGGCGGCGCTCAAGAAGATTCTGGCTACCAAAGGCGTCGATGTCGTGAAGGCCAACAAACGTATCAACACCACGGTCACTAAGCTGGTGACAAAAGGTACCCTGACCCAGACTAAAGGGACAGGGGCCTCCGGATCCTTCAAGCTCGCCAAGGAGACCAAACCCGCCAAGCCGGTCAAGAAAGTGGTGAAGAAGAAAGCTGCTCCTAAAGCCAAGAAACCTGCAGCCAAGAAACCCGCAGCTAAGAAGCCCAAGACAGCGGCAGCTAAGAAGACAGCAGCCGCAAAGAAATCCCCCAAGAAGGTCAAGAAGCCCGCAGCAGCCAAGAAAGCAGCCAAGAGCCCCAAGAAGGCCGCCAAGAGCCCCAAGAAAGTGGCTAAAAAGGCTCCTGCAGCTAAGAAAGCTCCTGCAAAGAAGGTGGCCAAACCCAAACCCAAAGCCAAGAAGGCAGCACCCAAGAAGAAGTGA
- the LOC137195044 gene encoding histone H3 encodes MARTKQTARKSTGGKAPRKQLATKAARKSAPATGGVKKPHRYRPGTVALREIRRYQKSTELLIRKLPFQRLVREIAQDFKTDLRFQSSAVMALQEASEAYLVGLFEDTNLCAIHAKRVTIMPKDIQLARRIRGERA; translated from the coding sequence ATGGCAAGAACAAAGCAGACCGCCCGTAAATCCACCGGAGGCAAAGCCCCCAGAAAGCAGCTGGCCACCAAGGCTGCCCGTAAGAGCGCCCCGGCCACCGGCGGCGTCAAGAAGCCCCATCGTTACAGGCCCGGTACCGTGGCTCTGAGAGAGATCCGTCGCTACCAGAAGTCCACCGAGCTGCTGATCCGCAAGCTGCCCTTCCAGCGCCTGGTGAGGGAGATCGCTCAGGACTTCAAGACCGACCTGCGCTTCCAGAGCTCCGCTGTCATGGCTCTGCAGGAGGCCAGCGAGGCTTACCTGGTCGGCCTGTTCGAGGACACCAACCTGTGCGCCATCCACGCCAAGAGGGTCACCATCATGCCCAAAGACATCCAGCTGGCTCGCCGCATCCGTGGAGAGAGAGCTTAA